One Cucurbita pepo subsp. pepo cultivar mu-cu-16 chromosome LG09, ASM280686v2, whole genome shotgun sequence DNA window includes the following coding sequences:
- the LOC111802510 gene encoding serine/threonine-protein kinase AFC2-like isoform X1, with protein sequence MEMERMIEFPHTHLDRRPRKRARLGWDVVPEAPKAQVGICCGQDFGNMPSFASSKAPSDHSSDPLFVKGVARNGSPPWREDDKDGHYMFALGDNLTSRYKIHSKMGEGTFGQVLECWDNERKEMVAIKIVRGIRKYRDAAMIEIEVLQQLQKHDKGGNRCVQIRNWFDYRNHICIVFEKLGPSLYDFLRKNNYRSFPIDLVRDIGRQLLECVAFMHDLRMVHTDLKPENVLLVSADYVKVHDYKQNLSRSPRDSSNFKRVPKSSAIKVIDFGSTTYDRPDQNYIVSTRHYRAPEVILGLGWSFPCDIWSVGCILVELCSGEALFQTHENLEHLAMMERVLGPLPHEMLKRVDRHAEKYVRRGRLDWPEGATSRDSIKAVQKLPRLPNLIMQHVDHSAGELIHLVQGLLRYEPADRLTAHEALRHPFFTRDPLRRL encoded by the exons ATGGAGATGGAGCGCATGATTGAGTTTCCTCACACGCATCTTGATCGGAGGCCCCGAAAGAGGGCTCGTTTGGGCTGGGACGTTGTCCCTGAGGCCCCTAAG GCCCAGGTAGGAATATGTTGTGGACAAGACTTTGGGAATATGCCAAGCtttgcatcttcaaaagcaCCATCAGATCATTCTTCTGATCCACTATTTGTTAAGGGAGTGGCTCGAAATGGTTCTCCCCCTTGGCGAGAAGATGACAAAGATGGGCATTACATGTTTGCGCTTGGAGATAATTTAACTTCTCGCT ATAAAATACATAGCAAAATGGGTGAAGGTACATTTGGACAGGTTTTAGAATGTTGGGACAACGAAAGGAAGGAAATGGTTGCTATTAAAATTGTGCGTGGAATTAGGAAATATCGTGATGCAGCTATGATAGAAATTGAAGTGTTACAGCAACTTCAAAAGCATGATAAAGGTGGCAACCG TTGTGTTCAAATACGGAACTGGTTTGACTATCGTAACCATATCTGTATT GTGTTTGAGAAGCTTGGGCCAAGTTTATACGATTTCCTACGGAAAAACAATTATCGCTCCTTTCCCATTGACCTAGTTCGTGACATTGGCAGACAACTGTTGGAGTGTGTAGCAT TCATGCATGACCTACGAATGGTACATACTGACTTGAAGCCTGAGAACGTGCTGTTAGTCTCTGCAGATTATGTTAAAGTACACGACTATAAG CAGAATTTGTCTCGGTCACCAAGGGATAGTTCTAACTTCAAAAGAGTGCCCAAGTCAAGTGCTATAAAGGTGATTGATTTTGGTAGCACCACTTATGATCGTCCAGATCAGAATTACATCGTTTCAACACGCCATTATCGAGCACCAGAGGTCATCCTTG GTCTTGGATGGAGTTTTCCTTGTGATATATGGAGTGTTGGCTGTATCCTTGTTGAACTGTGCTCG GGTGAAGCACTCTTTCAAACTCACGAGAACTTGGAGCACTTGGCGATGATGGAGCGTGTGCTCGGTCCATTGCCACATGAGATGCTGAAGAGAGTAGA TCGGCATGCTGAAAAGTACGTTAGAAGAGGTAGATTAGATTGGCCAGAAGGAGCAACCTCGAGGGATAGTATAAAGGCTGTTCAAAAGCTGCCTCGTTTACCG AACTTGATAATGCAGCATGTAGACCATTCAGCAGGCGAATTGATTCATCTTGTTCAAGGGTTGCTTCGATACGAACCTGCCGATAGACTAACCGCGCATGAAGCCCTAAGGCAcccattctttacaagggatCCCTTGAGGAGATTGTAG
- the LOC111802510 gene encoding serine/threonine-protein kinase AFC2-like isoform X2, translated as MEMERMIEFPHTHLDRRPRKRARLGWDVVPEAPKAQVGICCGQDFGNMPSFASSKAPSDHSSDPLFVKGVARNGSPPWREDDKDGHYMFALGDNLTSRYKIHSKMGEGTFGQVLECWDNERKEMVAIKIVRGIRKYRDAAMIEIEVLQQLQKHDKGGNRCVQIRNWFDYRNHICIVFEKLGPSLYDFLRKNNYRSFPIDLVRDIGRQLLECVAFMHDLRMVHTDLKPENVLLVSADYVKVHDYKNLSRSPRDSSNFKRVPKSSAIKVIDFGSTTYDRPDQNYIVSTRHYRAPEVILGLGWSFPCDIWSVGCILVELCSGEALFQTHENLEHLAMMERVLGPLPHEMLKRVDRHAEKYVRRGRLDWPEGATSRDSIKAVQKLPRLPNLIMQHVDHSAGELIHLVQGLLRYEPADRLTAHEALRHPFFTRDPLRRL; from the exons ATGGAGATGGAGCGCATGATTGAGTTTCCTCACACGCATCTTGATCGGAGGCCCCGAAAGAGGGCTCGTTTGGGCTGGGACGTTGTCCCTGAGGCCCCTAAG GCCCAGGTAGGAATATGTTGTGGACAAGACTTTGGGAATATGCCAAGCtttgcatcttcaaaagcaCCATCAGATCATTCTTCTGATCCACTATTTGTTAAGGGAGTGGCTCGAAATGGTTCTCCCCCTTGGCGAGAAGATGACAAAGATGGGCATTACATGTTTGCGCTTGGAGATAATTTAACTTCTCGCT ATAAAATACATAGCAAAATGGGTGAAGGTACATTTGGACAGGTTTTAGAATGTTGGGACAACGAAAGGAAGGAAATGGTTGCTATTAAAATTGTGCGTGGAATTAGGAAATATCGTGATGCAGCTATGATAGAAATTGAAGTGTTACAGCAACTTCAAAAGCATGATAAAGGTGGCAACCG TTGTGTTCAAATACGGAACTGGTTTGACTATCGTAACCATATCTGTATT GTGTTTGAGAAGCTTGGGCCAAGTTTATACGATTTCCTACGGAAAAACAATTATCGCTCCTTTCCCATTGACCTAGTTCGTGACATTGGCAGACAACTGTTGGAGTGTGTAGCAT TCATGCATGACCTACGAATGGTACATACTGACTTGAAGCCTGAGAACGTGCTGTTAGTCTCTGCAGATTATGTTAAAGTACACGACTATAAG AATTTGTCTCGGTCACCAAGGGATAGTTCTAACTTCAAAAGAGTGCCCAAGTCAAGTGCTATAAAGGTGATTGATTTTGGTAGCACCACTTATGATCGTCCAGATCAGAATTACATCGTTTCAACACGCCATTATCGAGCACCAGAGGTCATCCTTG GTCTTGGATGGAGTTTTCCTTGTGATATATGGAGTGTTGGCTGTATCCTTGTTGAACTGTGCTCG GGTGAAGCACTCTTTCAAACTCACGAGAACTTGGAGCACTTGGCGATGATGGAGCGTGTGCTCGGTCCATTGCCACATGAGATGCTGAAGAGAGTAGA TCGGCATGCTGAAAAGTACGTTAGAAGAGGTAGATTAGATTGGCCAGAAGGAGCAACCTCGAGGGATAGTATAAAGGCTGTTCAAAAGCTGCCTCGTTTACCG AACTTGATAATGCAGCATGTAGACCATTCAGCAGGCGAATTGATTCATCTTGTTCAAGGGTTGCTTCGATACGAACCTGCCGATAGACTAACCGCGCATGAAGCCCTAAGGCAcccattctttacaagggatCCCTTGAGGAGATTGTAG